The following are encoded together in the Timaviella obliquedivisa GSE-PSE-MK23-08B genome:
- a CDS encoding IS1 family transposase: MQCPQCHSPQTAKNGHRRDRQCYKCKQCGRQFLESYRPWRYPDEVKQLCLKMSLNGMGLRGIERVTEIHHTTVMHWIRAAGHQLRDAPEAEEIPEVTDLDELQTFVRKKHNKLWIWTAVNHQQPGILAWVIGDRSAKTFQHLWSIVKCWQCFFYVTDGWKMYPMFIEEGDQIVSKTYMTRVEGENTRLRHYLARLYRKTLCYSKSVEMLKCSLRLLLHYLKYRTVPLPA; this comes from the coding sequence ATGCAATGTCCTCAATGTCACTCCCCTCAAACTGCTAAAAATGGGCATCGTCGAGACAGACAATGCTACAAGTGCAAGCAGTGCGGTCGTCAGTTTCTCGAGTCCTACCGTCCTTGGCGCTACCCCGATGAGGTCAAGCAACTCTGCCTTAAGATGTCTCTCAACGGCATGGGATTGCGAGGGATCGAACGAGTCACCGAGATTCACCATACCACTGTGATGCACTGGATTCGAGCAGCAGGTCATCAACTGCGCGATGCTCCAGAAGCAGAAGAAATCCCAGAAGTCACTGACCTCGACGAACTACAAACCTTTGTGCGCAAAAAGCACAACAAACTGTGGATTTGGACAGCGGTGAATCATCAGCAACCTGGGATTTTAGCGTGGGTCATCGGAGACCGCAGTGCTAAAACGTTCCAGCACTTGTGGTCGATTGTCAAATGCTGGCAATGCTTCTTCTACGTCACTGATGGGTGGAAGATGTACCCGATGTTCATTGAAGAGGGCGACCAGATTGTCAGTAAGACTTATATGACTCGCGTGGAGGGAGAGAACACCCGCCTACGGCACTACTTAGCCCGGTTGTACCGCAAGACCTTGTGCTATTCCAAGTCGGTTGAGATGTTGAAATGTTCGCTCCGGTTGCTGCTTCACTACTTGAAGTATCGGACAGTTCCTCTGCCAGCTTAG
- a CDS encoding DUF2442 domain-containing protein, with amino-acid sequence MKPPRIIAARAIGNSTLVIEFDNQEIKEYDISQLFSKPMFAPLQNPGFFKNFSLEPGGYGIVWNKDVDISEYELWVNGGEHDRDSAACAEG; translated from the coding sequence ATGAAACCCCCTAGGATTATTGCGGCTCGTGCTATCGGAAATAGCACTTTAGTCATTGAGTTTGACAATCAAGAAATCAAAGAATACGATATCTCCCAATTGTTCAGCAAGCCAATGTTTGCGCCGCTGCAAAATCCTGGTTTTTTCAAGAACTTTAGCCTTGAACCGGGTGGCTACGGGATTGTTTGGAATAAAGATGTGGATATTAGTGAGTATGAACTTTGGGTAAATGGGGGTGAGCATGACAGAGACTCGGCAGCTTGTGCAGAAGGTTAA
- a CDS encoding Uma2 family endonuclease: MAYTSSKLLAFEDFLTQYGDNSRYELIDGELRDMEPTGSHESVSGSVAGRIYAEILRVNLNWLIPKNCLIQPPAAEATALRPDVIVLDAANLKQEPRWQKEPVICNGNTIKLVVEVVSTNWQDDYARKVEEYALLGIPEYWIIDFRGLGGWQFIGKPKQPTLTLCQLVNETYQQQQYRLGESIQSQLLPNLQLMLDDIQPP, from the coding sequence ATGGCTTATACATCATCCAAGCTGCTCGCTTTCGAGGACTTCCTGACTCAATACGGCGACAATTCTCGCTACGAACTCATTGACGGGGAACTGCGCGACATGGAACCGACAGGGTCGCACGAATCTGTTTCTGGCAGCGTGGCAGGCAGAATTTATGCTGAGATTCTACGGGTTAACTTAAATTGGCTCATTCCCAAAAATTGTCTAATTCAGCCGCCTGCTGCTGAAGCCACAGCCCTTCGTCCTGATGTAATTGTGCTTGATGCAGCAAACCTTAAGCAAGAACCGCGCTGGCAAAAAGAACCCGTTATTTGCAATGGCAATACGATCAAGCTAGTAGTAGAAGTGGTGAGTACCAACTGGCAAGACGACTATGCTCGAAAAGTGGAGGAGTACGCACTATTGGGCATCCCAGAATATTGGATTATAGACTTTCGCGGTTTAGGGGGTTGGCAGTTTATCGGCAAGCCCAAACAACCGACCTTAACGCTTTGCCAATTAGTTAACGAAACCTATCAGCAGCAGCAATATCGCCTTGGAGAATCGATTCAATCTCAACTGCTGCCAAATCTGCAACTGATGCTGGATGACATTCAGCCTCCATAG
- a CDS encoding AarF/ABC1/UbiB kinase family protein yields the protein MKRYDSEAIARYYRFRPWKSVGRALGIVWSFAWLILSVLSDDWFKRAETNKLKRAAQLRQLLTRLGPTFIKVGQALSTRPDLIRKDFLDELIKLQDQLPPFSTAIAFNIIEQELDRSIDEAFSKISPQPVAAASLGQVYQARLHSGEEVAVKVQRPNLLPTITLDLYLMRWGASWLAPWLPLNLGHDLTLIVDEFGLKLFEEIDYLNEGRNAERFAANFQNDHRVKVPSIYWRYCSQHVLTLEWINGYKLTELPKLKESSLNTNAIVEIGVTCGLQQLLEFGFFHADPHPGNLFATPEGQMAYIDFGMMDQLDQAAKESLVDAIVHLINKDYQDLANDFIKLGFLAPGTDILPIVPALESVLGNALGESVQDFNFKTVTDQFSELMFDYPFRIPANFALIIRSLVTQEGLALTLDPNFKIVDVAYPYVARRLLNGESPQLRQRLLELLFKDGKFQWHRLENLIAIARSDTNFDILPTAQLGLQYLLSEEGQILRRQLILALIEDDRLHTEEVQRLWKLIKEDVKPGRLFNAAWGALTELSVQRAATFIPAMSLFASPKL from the coding sequence ATGAAGCGTTACGATTCCGAGGCGATCGCCCGTTACTATCGCTTCCGTCCCTGGAAATCTGTAGGGCGTGCCCTCGGTATTGTGTGGTCATTTGCCTGGTTAATATTAAGTGTCCTATCCGACGATTGGTTTAAGCGGGCAGAAACCAACAAGCTGAAACGTGCGGCTCAACTCCGCCAGCTTTTAACTCGGTTAGGGCCAACCTTCATTAAAGTGGGGCAAGCCCTCTCGACTCGTCCTGACTTGATTCGCAAAGATTTTCTAGACGAACTGATTAAACTCCAAGACCAGTTGCCGCCTTTTTCAACAGCGATCGCTTTCAACATTATTGAGCAAGAACTCGATCGCAGCATTGATGAAGCCTTCAGCAAAATCTCACCTCAACCCGTTGCGGCTGCTAGTTTGGGGCAAGTTTACCAGGCAAGGCTGCACAGCGGCGAAGAAGTAGCCGTCAAAGTTCAGCGCCCTAACCTTCTGCCCACCATTACCCTTGACCTTTACCTCATGCGTTGGGGAGCAAGCTGGCTGGCTCCATGGCTACCGCTCAACCTGGGGCACGATCTAACGCTGATTGTTGATGAGTTTGGCTTAAAGCTGTTTGAAGAGATTGATTACCTCAATGAAGGTCGCAATGCTGAGCGCTTTGCCGCTAACTTTCAGAACGATCACCGGGTTAAAGTTCCCTCTATTTACTGGCGCTATTGCAGTCAGCATGTTTTAACGCTGGAATGGATCAACGGCTATAAGCTAACAGAGCTTCCTAAGCTGAAAGAATCTAGCTTAAACACTAACGCGATCGTCGAGATTGGCGTAACCTGTGGTCTTCAGCAGCTTCTAGAGTTTGGCTTTTTCCATGCCGATCCTCACCCCGGCAACCTGTTTGCCACCCCTGAGGGTCAAATGGCATACATTGACTTCGGCATGATGGATCAACTCGATCAAGCTGCTAAAGAAAGCCTTGTAGATGCCATTGTTCACTTAATTAATAAAGACTATCAAGATCTGGCAAATGACTTTATCAAGTTAGGCTTTTTAGCTCCAGGCACCGACATTCTGCCCATTGTTCCTGCATTAGAATCGGTTTTAGGGAATGCCTTGGGCGAGAGCGTTCAAGACTTTAACTTCAAAACTGTCACTGATCAATTCTCAGAGTTGATGTTTGATTATCCTTTCCGCATTCCTGCTAACTTTGCCCTGATCATTCGCTCTTTAGTAACACAAGAAGGTTTAGCGCTCACTCTCGATCCAAACTTTAAGATTGTCGATGTGGCATATCCTTACGTAGCAAGGCGGTTGCTGAACGGTGAGTCGCCCCAATTACGGCAGCGATTGCTGGAATTGTTATTTAAAGATGGCAAGTTTCAGTGGCACCGATTGGAGAACTTAATTGCGATCGCTCGTTCTGATACAAACTTCGATATTCTGCCCACTGCCCAACTCGGCTTACAATACCTCTTGTCGGAGGAAGGACAGATCTTGAGAAGGCAGCTAATTCTGGCGTTAATCGAAGACGATCGCCTTCACACTGAAGAAGTACAGCGCCTTTGGAAGTTAATTAAAGAAGACGTTAAGCCCGGTCGCTTGTTTAATGCTGCCTGGGGAGCGCTGACTGAACTCTCGGTTCAAAGAGCCGCAACTTTCATTCCAGCTATGTCTCTTTTTGCTTCCCCTAAACTTTAG
- a CDS encoding DUF839 domain-containing protein: MAVNRRHFLIFLGAGAGTLALHSCSRNPSVSLPFQAEVTGVQGIAELGFIPIKGTMPLKTDGLTLEKQLSDYGQFTVQDDLVLPEGFTYDIVASWGDRVGDSRFGYNNDYISFVETSPNQGYLTINHEYISAIPWLETFEQVVGKTLPVAEVKTAVEAAGKDGINASAMPNNDPMKAKILEICKEAMTDLGISVISVRQETDGKWTRTYSTNDRCINGISGLDNPSRLLKSTGPATAIFRKTQGLGYIDKLGDRIVGTFSNCAGGITPWGTSFSAEENFQSYVPEDVNSDGTSLNPSKRTFAIDAEEIAGIGNVFGMAGNKYGWMVEVDPTNPADYGTKHTWLGRFRHEAVAVNAVAGRKLAVYSGCDRRGGHVYKFVSTETVTDITNKLNSRLLESGMLYAAKFNGDGTGRWIALQADTPINPDLPSVHVGKMITLPNPDRAAGGSVRVENDAAIAAYKQQFKTLGDLYQGTPEEKQGAILIDAHYAANAAGATCTARPEDTDMSPNGGMFVAFTSGASSSSDGSPDTRVFKGPNGETSWEHGWVVRIDEIENDSAAMTFKWSLVATGGEPAEGGMGFSNPDNLAFDKKGNLWMVMDMSSAKINQPLPAGRIDKDGKPLEQSDLRAVYGNNSIWYMPMSGANAGKAYLFGFGPMDAEMTGPFLASDQKTLFMAAQHPGETNGMRKGMAAESRKVAMRTTDGKEFMQTREVPIGSNWPGKQANTPPKPSVVAIRRTDGGTVS; encoded by the coding sequence ATGGCAGTCAATCGTAGACATTTCCTGATCTTTTTGGGTGCAGGTGCAGGAACGCTGGCGCTACACTCTTGCAGTAGAAATCCTTCTGTTTCTCTACCGTTTCAGGCTGAAGTTACTGGTGTTCAGGGTATTGCAGAACTAGGGTTCATCCCCATTAAGGGGACGATGCCTCTCAAAACCGATGGCTTAACGTTGGAAAAGCAACTCAGTGATTATGGTCAGTTTACAGTTCAAGATGATTTAGTGCTGCCTGAGGGGTTTACCTATGACATTGTGGCTTCTTGGGGCGATCGCGTAGGCGATTCTCGCTTTGGCTACAACAATGACTATATTTCTTTTGTCGAAACCTCTCCCAACCAAGGTTATCTAACTATTAACCACGAATATATCAGCGCTATTCCCTGGCTGGAAACCTTTGAGCAAGTGGTCGGGAAAACGCTGCCCGTTGCCGAAGTCAAGACGGCGGTAGAAGCAGCGGGTAAAGACGGCATCAACGCTTCTGCTATGCCTAATAACGATCCGATGAAGGCGAAAATCCTTGAGATTTGCAAAGAAGCGATGACGGATTTGGGCATTTCTGTGATCTCGGTGCGTCAGGAAACAGACGGTAAGTGGACGCGAACTTACTCTACCAACGATCGCTGCATTAACGGCATATCGGGTCTAGATAATCCCAGCCGTTTGCTTAAGTCGACAGGACCTGCGACCGCCATTTTCCGCAAGACGCAAGGACTTGGATACATCGATAAATTGGGCGATCGTATTGTCGGCACATTCAGCAACTGTGCGGGCGGCATTACCCCTTGGGGCACGTCCTTCAGCGCCGAAGAAAACTTCCAGAGCTATGTGCCTGAAGACGTCAATTCTGATGGAACTTCGCTGAATCCTTCCAAAAGGACTTTTGCCATTGACGCAGAAGAAATCGCGGGTATAGGAAATGTGTTTGGAATGGCGGGTAACAAGTACGGCTGGATGGTCGAAGTTGACCCCACCAACCCCGCCGACTACGGTACTAAGCACACTTGGCTAGGCAGGTTCCGTCATGAAGCCGTGGCAGTCAATGCGGTTGCTGGCAGGAAACTGGCGGTTTATTCAGGGTGCGATCGCCGTGGCGGTCACGTCTATAAGTTTGTCAGCACTGAAACCGTAACCGATATCACGAACAAACTCAACTCGCGCTTACTGGAATCGGGAATGCTTTACGCGGCAAAGTTCAATGGCGATGGCACGGGTCGCTGGATTGCGTTGCAAGCCGACACGCCGATCAATCCTGACCTACCCAGTGTGCATGTAGGCAAAATGATCACGCTGCCCAATCCCGATCGGGCGGCAGGGGGAAGCGTTAGGGTTGAAAACGATGCGGCGATCGCAGCCTACAAGCAACAGTTCAAAACTCTAGGCGATCTTTACCAAGGCACACCCGAAGAAAAGCAAGGCGCAATTTTAATTGATGCCCACTATGCGGCTAACGCTGCCGGAGCTACTTGCACTGCCCGTCCTGAAGATACCGACATGAGTCCTAACGGCGGTATGTTCGTTGCCTTTACTTCTGGTGCGTCTAGCAGCAGCGACGGCAGCCCCGATACCCGTGTGTTCAAAGGTCCCAACGGCGAAACCAGTTGGGAGCACGGTTGGGTGGTTCGCATTGATGAAATAGAGAACGATTCTGCTGCCATGACCTTCAAGTGGTCTTTGGTTGCCACTGGCGGTGAACCTGCTGAAGGGGGTATGGGCTTCTCCAACCCCGATAACCTCGCCTTCGACAAAAAGGGCAACCTCTGGATGGTCATGGATATGTCGAGCGCTAAGATTAACCAGCCTCTTCCAGCAGGGCGCATAGACAAGGACGGCAAGCCGCTTGAACAGTCTGACCTGCGAGCAGTTTATGGCAACAACTCCATTTGGTATATGCCCATGTCAGGTGCTAATGCCGGAAAGGCTTACCTATTTGGCTTTGGACCTATGGACGCGGAGATGACTGGACCATTCTTAGCGTCTGACCAGAAGACGCTGTTTATGGCGGCTCAGCATCCGGGTGAGACGAATGGGATGCGGAAAGGTATGGCTGCTGAGAGCCGTAAGGTGGCGATGAGAACTACTGATGGTAAAGAGTTCATGCAAACGCGTGAGGTGCCGATTGGGTCGAACTGGCCTGGGAAGCAGGCGAATACGCCGCCGAAGCCTTCGGTTGTCGCGATTCGGCGGACTGATGGGGGGACTGTGAGCTAG